One window of Drosophila busckii strain San Diego stock center, stock number 13000-0081.31 chromosome 3L, ASM1175060v1, whole genome shotgun sequence genomic DNA carries:
- the LOC108599432 gene encoding uncharacterized protein LOC108599432 yields MESPSIMDYKLYLDIVCQWLNYLSYFMVAYVLLTLLPKSLMRMKHFADADYEANRRKFHPCYGPELCCHALAQGQDMPVKQKHRKAVTRVYPKRQQPQQTPVQLLQSSNPVPKRSNVTKIARMFESNSPRQVNRVAPVTLPEIRMFGATSEESNDSTPCASRKASIATPLTAHHIEQAMQLWQELEEEQQSDKQLNDWEPIAVPVTNVRHSRGTSATPSTASPLSSSPEPPSPMLLRQPPALCLKSSMEDIFQAIARSAEESIDCSSLTPVPVTSIDDIISERRFSRPLSAYSITDLLNEEQEQPSYINETTLHQLASS; encoded by the coding sequence atggaGTCACCTTCTATAATGGACTACAAGTTATACCTGGATATAGTCTGTCAATGGCTTAACTACCTGTCCTACTTTATGGTAGCTTACGTTCTTCTCACTTTGCTTCCCAAGTCACTAATGCGCATGAAGCATTTCGCGGATGCTGACTATGAGGCAAATCGGCGTAAATTCCATCCCTGTTATGGGCCCGAGCTATGTTGTCATGCACTAGCCCAGGGGCAAGATATGCCCGTCAAACAGAAGCACCGCAAGGCTGTGACTCGTGTCTATCCTAAGcgccagcagccacagcaaactCCTGTTCAGCTGCTACAATCGAGCAATCCCGTGCCCAAGCGTAGCAATGTCACCAAAATTGCTCGCATGTTTGAGTCCAACAGTCCGCGACAAGTGAATCGCGTGGCGCCTGTTACGCTGCCCGAGATACGGATGTTTGGCGCTACAAGCGAGGAGTCGAACGACTCGACGCCCTGCGCCTCACGAAAGGCCAGCATTGCCACCCCACTTACGGCACACCATATTGAGCAGGCCATGCAACTGTGGCAGGAACTGGAAGAGGAGCAGCAGTCAGACAAGCAGCTCAACGACTGGGAGCCTATAGCAGTGCCTGTGACCAATGTGCGCCACTCGCGTGGCACTTCAGCGACGCCATCAACAGCTTCTCCTCTCTCTAGCTCACCGGAGCCTCCATCACCTATGCTGCTTCGCCAGCCACCCGCGCTTTGCCTCAAATCGAGCATGGAAGACATTTTTCAGGCAATTGCGCGCAGCGCTGAAGAATCCATTGACTGCAGCAGCCTGACTCCCGTCCCGGTAACCAGTATTGACGACATAATCTCGGAGCGTCGCTTCTCCCGACCACTTTCCGCCTACTCCATCACAGATCTGCTTAacgaggagcaggagcagccaAGCTACATTAATGAAACCACGCTGCATCAGCTGGCATCCAGCTGA